Within the Nerophis ophidion isolate RoL-2023_Sa linkage group LG01, RoL_Noph_v1.0, whole genome shotgun sequence genome, the region gccttttggccatggagaccagctgctgggtgtctgctacaccagagtctgtttggagggactggaggagatgcggatgaggggacagggctgtggagctagcactgagcgctgggacggagaggctttgcggtgtcttggctgggtgagcaggtgtcggacacctcagtcaccttggacgtatcctcgctcatccatgcggactggacactggccgagagtggagtcggctgtcttggttgctttgttgggtctgcttctgtctctggccatgctccctcctccccagcagacgatggcgtggaacaccacagaggccaccacagtggatatgtttcttttactttttattcatagctgtatgtagaagtgtctgcttgtatctgctgctttaatgtctttaatgtcctctgtgttctttgatgtttgatgcttccctcttacacacatggaagagggatgtgtactatggctatgagttgtttttttatttttttttatttatttgtttttttcccttggcctcagtctgcacctcctctccagggcccaggcaaagaccgattttttaaattttattttaatcttctatttttttctctccccccccccctttgtttacctttatctcatcttttttgtaaggggcgctggaagccggcagacccgtcagcgatcctgttctgtctccctgtaatgtttgtctaaacttgaatgggattgtgctgaaaattttaattttcctgaaggaactctcctgacggaataaataaagtactatctaatctaatctaatacaaCTCTTCCcagctacagctttcttctttgatgtctccattgtccattgaacaaattgcaaaatattcagcaacacaaatgtccagaatactgtgtaattatgcgatgaaaacagacgacttatagctgggaacgatgctgtaATAAAATGTTCTCTACAATGACACGTCATAATAccacgacgtttcagcaggatacttcggagcgaaatttaaaattgcaatttagtaaactaaaaaggccgtattggcatttgttgcaatgttaatatttcatcattgatatataaactatcagcctgcgtggtcgctagtagtggctttcagtagacctttattGTAAGCATTATTTTCAGGtaccggctttccacttgtgccagataaattcAGCttaaataagtgcatgaaaaatacaactcactataaacgcctgggcttgtttctttgcaatgtgATCCACAGCAGGTTACCATCAACCTGctggggactgcagatggaaatcagcctttggctacaatctgtcacatttctAGTTTACTGTATATGTTCATCAATATGCATCGTattatgtcacaaagttataacaaatggcaTCTTTCTATCAGGCAGGGGTTTCAGACACGGCCCCCACCttattatgaaagtttaatgttagtgcggcccgcacgttttatatgaatggcgcttgacagcgttgtgtgcggagctgaaggaatctaccaatcacggtgtggtatgtggctctcgaaggccgaacattgacgtcacttgcgtgatgcaagcagagaaacgtttttccACTTTTccactacaccaggggtgtcaaactcaaatacagagtgggccaaaatttcaaacggaacaaagccgcgggccaaggttgaacaaattaaccttttaagagggatccaaacaagttttgcattgaatattgaacaagcaaggcttatataactttatagtgacatgcaaagtcgagtttcaaattatccatccattttctaccgcttgtcccttctaggGTCGATGGAGccaacctcagctgcattcgggcggaaggcggcgtacaccctggacaagtcgccacctcatcacagggcgaacacaaatagacaacattcacactcacatccacacaccagggccaatttagtgttgctaattaacctatcaataataattgaaaaatatcaatggcataaaaaatttaattttaataaaaattggaggcgccgggtttggtggtagcgggggtgtatattttggcgtacaggaagagttagtgctgcaatggcttctgggtattacgtgtgttacggtgcagatgttctcccgaaacgtgtttgtcattcttgtttggtgtggcgtatatttgtaacagtgttaaagtcgtttatacggccaccctcagtgtgacctgtatggctgttgaccaagtatgcttgcattcattcgtgtgtgttaaagcagcagatattatgtgactgggccggcacgttgttcgtatggcggaaaagcggacgtgacgacaggttgtagaggacgctaaaggcagtgctttcgaggcacgcccccaatattgttgtccgggtggaaattgggagaaattcggaagaatcgtcgccccgggagattttctggaggggcagtgaaattcgggagtctctcgtgtaaatcgtgagggttggcaaatgcgttgttacagaggcaccgcccctgtataatactGCCAGGCCagttctaatcttaatttgatattacctcaagggccagattttgacacccatgcactagacTCTCTCTCTCCCTCACTCCTTCCCTCTTCCTCTCTCCCTCTCTTCCCCCCTCCTCCGgcgccgctgtaaacagtccggGCCGGGGAAACGAGCGGAACGGTAGCTTCCAGAGCACTCCGcggaaggaccgagcgacaatacaaaaccgtGGTGTACTGGACCCCAGCGCGGATATTCCGACaaagagtcgctgggcgaatcggacgtgtaacacattagtcgtgatgttagcctgtTCATGGCTAATTGTGTtcccgtaactgtaaactccacggcgagcCCACCAGCCCCCACTCCCCCTCCtgttggctccagacagagacgatttttgttatttgggtccaaaatggctctttcaacattctagGTTGGCAACCCTTGCGTTAGTAGAAAAGCGGAAGATGAGtggaagcgacagagacgttgccatggagacgaggttttttttttacgcgCCTGGCTGccgtcacaccgcgacacctgacAATTTTTGAGATAATTGTCTCCCAGCTTATCCGAAGCTCTTCTCCACCTTGAACTTCAATAAGTCCAAGTACAGGTCCAGACTTACTGgtgatcatcttcaagccataCTGAGGGTCTCAACTGCTTCCTCTCTCCAGCCAAATGTAGCTCAGCTATGAGAGAGGAAGCGCTGCCAGGTGTCCAGCAGCAAGAAGTAGGCAAGAAAAGCCATGTTCGGGttcacatatttatttatttttacttctcACATAGTAAGTACCGTATTTCTCGGATTAtacgtcgctccggagtatacgtcgcactggccgaGAATGCATAAtaacaagggaaaaaaatatatatacatcatataagttgcattttggggggaaatttatttgataaaatccaacaagaatagatatttgacaggcaatttaaaataaataaagaatagtgaacaacaggctgaataagtgtacgttatatgaggcataaataaccaactgagaaggtacctggtatgttaacctaacatattatggtaagagtcattcaaataagtataacatataggacatgctatacgtttaccaaaaaatctgtcactcctaattaggggtgtaacggtacgtgtatttgtattgaaccgtttcggtactggAGTTCCGGTTCgttacgagggtgtatcgaacgagtttgtaatgtaaaatcttaacaagctgctctgcttcctgcctctgtctgagcactgattttggagaaatcactgcacgtaagcaatgccATTACGGAGttctgatccctcaggcggtgcagcatcaaaaaccgacatcagtgtgtaaaggatatcaccacatgggctgaggaacacttcataaaaccgctgtcagtaactacagttggtcgctacatctgtaagtgcaagttaaaactctactatgcaaagccaaacccatttatcaacaatatcctgaaacgccgccggttggCTGGTCCTGAGCTCACCTaggatggactaatgcaaagtggaaaggtgttctgtggtctgacgagtccacatttcaaatgatatttggaaacagaggacatggtatcttccagaacaaagaggaaaagaaccattcggatcgttataggcgaaaagttcaaaagccagcatctgtgatggtatgggggtgtattagtgcccaaggcatgggtaacttacacatctgggaggGCACCATTTATGCTAAAAAGGAACAACaccaaagttatcatggacgcccctgcttatttcagcaagacaagtgttacaacagcgtggctttgtaaaaaaaagagtgcgggtactttgctggcccgcctgcagcccagacctgtctcccattgaaaatgtgtggagcattatgaagcgtaaaatacgacaaggactgttgaatgactgaagctctacataaaacaaaaatgggaaagaattccactttcaaagcttcaacaattagtttcctcagttcccaaaggtttgggtgttgctaaaagaaaaggtgatgtaacacagtggtgaacatgccctttcccaaatactttggcacgtgttgcagccatgaatttcgaagttaattattatttgcaaaataaaataaagtttatgggtttgaacatcaaatatcttgtctttgtagtgcgttcaatTTAATATgtgtggaaaaggatttgcaaatcattgtattctgtttatatttacatccaacacaatttcccaacttatatggaaacggggtttgtactttgaattatttacattatttacaatccggggtggTAGCAGGTGTGGTGTGGAGGAAAGTTGGGGCTAGGTTTGGTTGACATCatcacttcagtcatcaacaattgcatcttcagagaaatagacattgaaacagtgtaggtctgacttggtagaatatttacagcgagcagtgaacatagtgagttcaaaaAGCATATTGATTATTTACAAtacggggaggtgggatgtggagagGGGAGGGTGTTTGTCAAGGGTTTGAGttacctggaggtgttcttttagtgcggttttgaaggaggatagagatccactttcttttacacccgtTGGGAGTGCATTCTACATTGATGTGGCATTGAAGAAGAATgatttaagacctttgttagatcggaatctgggtttaacgtggtttgtggagctccccctggtgttgtggttatgtcggtaatttacgttaaggaagtagtttgacatgtacttcggtatcagggaggtgtagcggattttatagactaggctcagtgcaagttgttttactctgtcctccaccctgagccagcccactttggagaagtgggttacAGTGAGGTGTGAtccggggtggaggtctagaagtaacctgactagcttgttctgggatgtttggagtctagatttgagggttttggaggtgctggggtaccaggaggtgcaagcgtaatccaaaaagggttgaatgagagttcccgctagaatcttcatgaggcttttgttgaccagataGGAGATTCTGTggagaaatcttgttcgttgatggacctttttgatcaccttggttgccattttatcacaggaaagattagcctctagaatggaacctaagtaggtgacctcatctttcctggtgacaacaatgtcacccacttttatagtgaagtcactgatgTTACGTCCGTGTGGCATAGCGATGCCAAGTTTGTCCCGTCGTGGATGCGTCGAACGAGAACACAGCAAGGGATAAGATATTACGATTTATTAATGTAACAAAtagagctatgaacaaaaatactggagcttacagacaaaacaaaccaagggcgctagcatgaaagctaggaatacaactggcttcctgtgcacttaagatgtgactttaaggttttactacttacgtataaaatactacacggtctagctccatcctatcttgccgattgtattgtaccatatgtcccggcaagaaatctgccttcaaaggactccggcttattagtgattcccaaagcccaaaaaaagtctgcgggctatagagcgttttccgtttgggctccagtactctggaatgccctcccggtaacagtttgagatgccacctcagtagaagcattgaagtctcaccttaaaactcatttgtatactctagcctttaaatagactctctttttagaccagttgatctgccgtttgttttctttttctcctatgtcccactctcccttgtggagggggtccgatccggtggccatgtactgcttgcctgtgtatcggctggggacatctctgcgctgctgatccgcctccgcttgggatggtttcttgctggctccgctgtgaacgggactctcgctgctgtgttggatccgctttggactggactctcgcgactgtgttggatccaatatggatttaactttcacagtatcatgttagacccgttcgacatccattgctttcgtcctctccaaggttctcatagtcaacattgtcaccgacgtcccactgggtgtgagttttccttgcccttatgtggtcctaccgaggatgtgggagtggtttgtgttgtggtttgtgcagccctttgagacactagtgatttagggctatataagtaaacattgattgattgatgattgaaatagaaaaactaaactggcacgtaggcacacaaaaaggaaaaactaaacatttaacaTTAGAGCTAAGAATGAAACAAATgcatagcgtgagagctcgcgagaataataaataaagagttgcgtgtaagcaaattagCATAGCAGACGTACCATTGCGTGAGAgaaaatttggatcccagactgaacaacaaaaggaggcaggcttatatagggaAGTGATCAAATGtgacaggtgtgcgggaaccaagagtagcaggtgaaactaatgtgaaaccatggaaacagaccaaactaagcaggtggaacgacagagtgatacaaaaactggaacaataaacaataatatgtagcGATCCGAAAGGCGGATCTCAACTGACTTTCTTAAAgttgatttgggacccaaataggatagATACAGTTTTACCAAAGTGTATGGAAAGTTTGTCAGTTGCAAGTACAATCATGGCAAAGAAGGGGGAGCTGGTCAAAATAACAGTGCTTCATCCGTGATCtcttctttaaaatatttttttacgcaATTGTTAATTTGCTCTTCTAGTTTCTTTATGTGACttttgcattctttcatctctgcattcttcaagctaacaatcatggcggccctttgtttacattgttgaAAAGTCGGCTAATATTTCATCAACGCTCTTTTCAACGCTTGCAGTGGCCTCCAAAACTACGTTGTTTGAAACTTCCAACTCGCTCACCTTCATTTGCAGTTTTTGTCTTTCTCTCCGTTGGTGATTTGCTGGAAGTTTCTGATTCTCTTTCAgtttctctttgacatgacgtcgccatcttagcatagcagtagtcgtccatcttctatcacgtcttcaatcttcacttcaggtAACACTCCGTCGCTCCTAACTAAACTTCCATTTCGTGGGCTTTAGAGAAGACGAACCGTTGTCTTTATATCTGAGGTTTGAAACTTTTCTAATCTTCAGGAAGCCACAACCACGCTGTCCGCCATCTTTGGTCTTTTCCCTTTGCCGCCGCTCGATCAGGTTGCGCATGCGCCAGAAGTCAGCAACTTCCGTTTCCTATTTGACGAAGTGACatcttgtctttattttgaaataacaaaaaaaaaacaaaaaaaaaaaacgttcgtAAAATAGGAAATACAAGTTGCTGATTTgtgtattttgtctttttttgccacCGCGCATGCGCCTGAAGTAAGCGACTTCCGTTTTCCACTTGACAGTGACGTCatgtctttattttgaaaaacaaatcaaCAAAACAACCATCGTTAAAGAGGAAATATAAGTTGCTGATTTTTTGCACATTAGCAGACGAATCCAAATACTTTAGAGGCgaccaagtttttttttgtttgttttttattgaacaacaaacgtATAAAAAGTCACGGCACTTTGAACACATTCAACAATAGTACACATCCATCAGGTTGAGCAAAttatgacaattaaaaaaaagagaaaagaaatgaaaagcaaataaaaaataatttgatcaaatatttaatttaaaaagacaaaaattgctcattggcgacttgtccagggtgtaccccgccttccgccgattgtagctgagataggcgccagcgccccccgcgaacccaaaagggaacaagcggtaggaaatggatggatggaaaacggcCCCGCATGATTACATtttctcagtggaaaaagtttggacacccctgccttacctGAAGATGGCGGTAATgcgcaccagaaggttgcttgccaaccgccattaaaccaaagaagaagaagacaaataaGTAATATGGCGGACTTTACAAAAGAAGTTGAACATTGTACGATCTTACAGACACGTAGATTTTCAAAAGATTCGTCTTTTCAAAGTCTGTGAAACGGAAGTTGTGTTTGGAGCCTTGCGGCGATatctgaagtgaagattgaagacgtgatagaagatggacgactactgctatgctaagatggtgacgtcatgtcaaagagaacaTGAAAGACAATCAGAAACTTCCAGCAAATCACCAACGGAGATAAAGACGGAAGATGACGGTGAGTGAGTTGAAGTTTTGTCGTTTGAAAATTATTTCCGGCCCTGAAGGAAATGTCGATGAGAAATTCGCCCACTTTccaacaatgtaaacaaagaggcgccatgattgttagcttgaagaaggcagtggagttcacatcagaggagatgaaagaatgcaaaaGTCACATGAAGAAAGTGGAAGAACAAAAGAAGCGCGTGTGTAAAGAAAATAATGATGTGAAAGAAGAGATGTTGGGGAAGAGAAGAACATCCTGCTTCAATGACGTAGTTGATCAAAAATGACCATTACCCTGAGACGTCACTTACACGACTGTTTGATGTCCTCAGTATTTAACAAAATGTAACTAAAGTGCTGAGTTCGGTTTGTAAAAACCAAAATATCCACGGATACAGATGTTCTGTTTGATGTGTTTCTGGTTTCAGCCTTTTGTCAAGGAACTAAATGAATGGTCAttaaacaccacacacacacacacacacacacacacacacacacacatacacatacacacacagacttgCCAACCGTAGCGGGAGGTGTATATATTttctcattcatgaacggattatatgtatatataattttttttattttttattttttccggggacggcgtggcgcagtggtagagtggccgtgcgtgacccgtgggtccctggttcaatccccacctagtaccaaccttgtcacgtccgttgtctcctgagcaagacacttcacccttgctcctgatgggtgctggttagcgccttgcatggcagctccctccatcagtgtgtgaatgtgtgtgtgaatgggtaaatgtggaagtagtgtcaaagcgctttgagtaccttgaaggtagaaaagcgctatacaagtacaacccatttatcattatatatatatatatatatatatatatatatatatatatatatatatatatatatatatatatatatacatatatatatatatgtatatgtgtatgtatgtatatatgtatatatatgtgtatatatatatatatatatacatgtatatatatatatatatttatatttatatatatatatatatatatatataacggattatgtacatctatatatatatatatatatatatagatgtacataatccgttcatgaatgagtatatccgttcgaccACCGTTTATTCATGTAGCTCAGTTCCCAGtgccttgttgtattttttgagttttttttcaaaattttaccggtctcggaatatccctaaataaagctttaaagtccctgtgacgtcacacagtgctgccaatgtaaacaaacaatgggaataccacagcaagatatagtgacattagctcggattcaaactcggatttcagcgacttaagcgattcaacagattacgcatgtattgaaacagatggttggagtatgaaaatattgaagaagaaactgaagctattgagcgaatagctattgacgctattcatagccatagcatggccgaatagctgcgttagcatcgccggtaaaatgtgcggaccaaacgatcaggactttcgcatcttttgacactggagcaacttaaatccgtcgattggtaagtgtttttttcgcattaaatgtgggtggaaggaaacgtaatatagttgcaaatgcatctgcaggttatccatacatctctgtgccatgtctgtcatcgccggtcaaatgtggagacactctggtacattcaatgggggtctggcggcagacactttggcatcttggggccagtggtgcaacttgactccctccctgttagtgttgttacaccctccgacaacacaccgacgaggcatgatgtctccaaggttccaaaaaatagtcgaaaaaacggaaaataacagagctgagacccggtgtttgtaatgtgttgaaaatgaaaatggtgggtgtgttacctcggcgacgtcacattctgacgtcatcgcctccagcccgataaacagaaaggcgtttaattcgccaaaattcacccatttagaattcggaaatcggttaaaaaaatagatggtcttttttctgcaccatcaaggtatatatttacgcttacataggtttggtgataatgttcccctttaaaggggaacattatcaccaaacctatgggtttcaggtgagagaggacgctaaaggcgcgcccccaatattgttgtccgggtggaaatcgtgagaaattcgggagaatggttgccccggcagATTTTTAGGAGGGGCATTTAAATCCGGGTGTCTCCCGGGAaagtcgggagggttggcaagtatgcacacacatacagtacatagaaaAAAGTCTTGTCTGGAATTAAGTGTGTTTGTTGTTTGTGTCCCGCAGACGTCCAGCAGATGATTGGTCATTCAGAAGAAGTTTCccctcagtcaggggggagctccactttgaagcaggagactccacaaccaccacaaattaaaaaggaagaggaggaactctggatcactcaggagggagagtgtcttcttgGACCACAGGAGGCTGATCttaccaagtttccactgactgttgtctctgtgaagactgaagatgatgaagagaaaccacaagtagacaacctcttagctccactatcagatagtgaggctgaagacgaggttgaagtGACTTTGAGcggcgatacagactgtgaagatGATATGAGGACTCAGAAtgacaacaaacactctgaatgTTCTAAAAAGAAGACCAGTAAAACATGCTCAATTTGTGctaaaaacttttcaaaaaagagcgatttgactcaacacatgagactTAACACGGGAGAAAATCAATTTAATtgttcagaatgtggtaaaagttgcACTTCAAAGATCAGTTTGGGCAAACACATGAAAACTCACACTGCAGAGAAAAACTTCaaatgttcagtttgtggtaaaggCTTCACTGGAAAGAGCCTTGTGACTCGACACATGAAaacgcacaccggagaaaaaaCTTTTAAATGTTCAGTCTGCCATAAAGGCTTTTCCCAAAAGACCCACGTGACGGAACACATGAaaacgcacactggagaaaaaacatttcattgTTCGGTCTGTGGGAAAGACTTTTCTCGAAAGAGCCTGTTGACTCGACACACGAAGACGCACACCGGGGAAAAACCGTTCAATTGTTCAGTTTGCGGCAAAGGCTTCTCTTTGAAGTTCTGTTTGACCAATCACATGAG harbors:
- the LOC133553581 gene encoding zinc finger protein 501-like produces the protein MDDYCYAKMVTSCQREHERQSETSSKSPTEIKTEDDDVQQMIGHSEEVSPQSGGSSTLKQETPQPPQIKKEEEELWITQEGECLLGPQEADLTKFPLTVVSVKTEDDEEKPQVDNLLAPLSDSEAEDEVEVTLSGDTDCEDDMRTQNDNKHSECSKKKTSKTCSICAKNFSKKSDLTQHMRLNTGENQFNCSECGKSCTSKISLGKHMKTHTAEKNFKCSVCGKGFTGKSLVTRHMKTHTGEKTFKCSVCHKGFSQKTHVTEHMKTHTGEKTFHCSVCGKDFSRKSLLTRHTKTHTGEKPFNCSVCGKGFSLKFCLTNHMRTHTAGKTFKCSVCGKGFPGESLMTQHMKTHAGEIALKCSVCGKDFSQKAPTEEQMKTHTGGKTLDCSVCGNSFYFKFSLAKLQNSRRRKNINCSVCGESFSGKQGLTRHMRTHSGEKT